The following is a genomic window from Patescibacteria group bacterium.
ATACTGATTTAATGCATGCTACGAATGCAGGTGGCTCATGGACGACCGAAAAATTACCAAATGCAGGGGATAATATTGGTTTTTATAATGCTATTACCATAGATTCATCAAACAAAATTGATATTGCTTACAGAGATAATACAGATAGCAAAGCTTATTATAATAACAAATCATACGGTGGAAATTGGAGTAATCCAGCCACAGAAGTAGGTTCAGCATCTGCTTCAGCAATTTCTATTTCAAAATCTTCAGACAATATCGTCAGAATTTTCTATGTTGCAGGAGGAGAAACGCTAGAAATGGCATCTCAAAATGGCGCGTCTTGGGATATAACAAATTTAGTTCTAAAATCAAGTACATCTGGCCTAGCAAACTCCTCTGGAATCTATGACAGCGCAACAGGGGCACATGCAGTCACGGTAGATGGCGTCGAATCCTTTACATATTATGTCAACTATCTTAGTCAATCTGGTATCGACGTGCTTAGTAATACAGCCGTTAATTCAACTGCAATTGACTTTTACAATGACAATGCATTTATAACATATGTGGGACAAACCTTTGTCCTCCTCGACTCCGTCAACCCCGACGTTTCAAGTTTTCAAGCCCTCCGCACAGGTTTGTCAGTTGCATACACTTTCACAACTCCTGACTATGCAGAAATGGGTGGCTCAAAATATTTTTGCATTGACGAGACAAATACTTGCGATCCAGCAACAGGTACTGCAATTTCATCTGCTTCAACTTCAGGGACATATACTTTATCAGGCAATTCAGCAAATACTTTTTACATCAGAATTAGTGATTGGGCTCAGAATCTAAGCGTCATTCCATACAATACAGATTCAACAGCTCCAGTTACAACAGCATCATTAGCTAATGGAACTTTCAATGATACCAAGACTACAACATTAACAGCAACAGATTCTCAATCAGGAGTTTCAGCTACTTATTACACTTTAGATGGCACTGATCCAACAACATCTTCAGCAGTTTATTCAGGTACAATTACAATTTCAACATCAAAAACTCTAAAATATTTTTCTGTGGATAATGTTGGAAATGCAGAAGCAGTAAAAACAAATACTTACACCATTACGCGTTTAATCAAACAAGACAAAAAATTAAAAATTTCCAGTACTAAACAAGGCTTTACATATACTGGAGTCGGATTAAATTTATATTTTACAAGCTTACCAGCAAAAGTTACCAAGAATAACAAGTATTGGTTAAAATGGCATAAATATAATAGTTATCCAACTAATTGGGCAAATGCCAGCAATAAGACTTTAAAAAGATACTGGAAGTTAAATGATAATACTTCTAAATTGAAAACCAAATTCAAAATGAAAATTGCTTTCAAATACACAAGTAAATTATTAAAAGCTCTAAAAAAGAAAAATCCAGGCATTAAGAAAAAAGATCTTCGATTACAATATTTTGATTCAACAACAAACAGCTGGAAAAACATCGCCAATGCTTGGCCGAAAGCAAAGATACTTGCCAAAACCAAAAAGAATATGATTACAGTCAAATATTTCAACAAGTTTCCTAAAAAAGAATTCTTATTTGCGATTGGATTGTAAATTTAAAGTAAGTTTTTTCACTTGTTAAAATATGTTATAATAGAACCATAGATATTATTTTATATGACATAATTTTTGAGTCTGGTGATTCGTCGATTCGCATATTCGTAGATTAGCATTAATTTGCTTCTAAGGGCGCAAATTAATTTCGTATATTTGTATTATATTTTATGGGATTTCTAGATAAATTCTTTCCACAAGAAAAACAAAATGGTAATTATGCATTAGCTTTAGATATTGGCACCGATCTTGTCAAAGCTTTGATATTTGAAATAAAACCTGAAGAGCAAAGAGGTTATGTTATTGGTGTTGGCCGTCAAAAACAAAAACTTAGCGACATCCATGCTGGAGCAGTTACTGATATTCAAGGCGTTGTCAGATCAGCAGAAAAAGCAATTGAAACAGCAGAAAAAATGGCAGATGTAAAACCAGACCAAGTTATTCTTGGTATTGCTGGTGAATTAGTAAAAGGCATTACAACTA
Proteins encoded in this region:
- a CDS encoding chitobiase/beta-hexosaminidase C-terminal domain-containing protein — translated: MKKLLCLSALIFCLTAFLGFNQAKAYTFDNSVQGKVFWTSITSGGSDSYGRALALDREHYPHICTYSSESGTQYLRHSYWNGTTWIVDTVDSSATADFGKYCSIAVNQNTDVTQISYYSGTAGHVRYATNVSGSWVATNVDTTADDTGLYTAIALDTFGDAHILYRNVTDTDLMHATNAGGSWTTEKLPNAGDNIGFYNAITIDSSNKIDIAYRDNTDSKAYYNNKSYGGNWSNPATEVGSASASAISISKSSDNIVRIFYVAGGETLEMASQNGASWDITNLVLKSSTSGLANSSGIYDSATGAHAVTVDGVESFTYYVNYLSQSGIDVLSNTAVNSTAIDFYNDNAFITYVGQTFVLLDSVNPDVSSFQALRTGLSVAYTFTTPDYAEMGGSKYFCIDETNTCDPATGTAISSASTSGTYTLSGNSANTFYIRISDWAQNLSVIPYNTDSTAPVTTASLANGTFNDTKTTTLTATDSQSGVSATYYTLDGTDPTTSSAVYSGTITISTSKTLKYFSVDNVGNAEAVKTNTYTITRLIKQDKKLKISSTKQGFTYTGVGLNLYFTSLPAKVTKNNKYWLKWHKYNSYPTNWANASNKTLKRYWKLNDNTSKLKTKFKMKIAFKYTSKLLKALKKKNPGIKKKDLRLQYFDSTTNSWKNIANAWPKAKILAKTKKNMITVKYFNKFPKKEFLFAIGL